In one window of Mesorhizobium sp. B2-1-1 DNA:
- a CDS encoding M16 family metallopeptidase — translation MGVEVSRLSNGLTVATETLPSIESVALGAWVKSGARNERDEEHGMAHLLEHMAFKGTKRRTAFEIASEIEDVGGEINAATSVETTSYYARVLSDDVPLAVDILADILQESEFDPQELEREQHVILQEIGAAHDTPDDIVFDRFTETAFRHQTIGRSILGTPETVKSFTSKQLHDFIERQYGAERMVIVAAGDIKHDNFVREVEKQLGGFRTKADNTIPQYAQYVGGDFREDRDLMDAQIVLGFEGRAYHVRDFYASQVLSMILGGGMSSRLFQEVREKRGLCYSVYAFHWGFSDTGIFGVHAATGQSDIAELVPVIIEELQKAGENILQEELDRARAQYRAGLIMSAESPASRASQIARQLLLFGRPIAKEELMERLSALTVDRLTDLSSRLFSTKPTLTAVGPVGTLAPYEAILDSLPGTPTTARKLAV, via the coding sequence ATGGGTGTTGAGGTAAGCCGTCTGTCGAACGGCCTGACAGTCGCCACCGAAACCCTTCCAAGCATCGAATCGGTTGCCCTGGGTGCCTGGGTCAAGTCGGGTGCCCGCAATGAGCGTGATGAAGAGCATGGCATGGCCCATCTGCTCGAGCACATGGCGTTCAAGGGCACAAAGCGGCGAACAGCCTTCGAGATCGCCTCGGAAATCGAGGACGTCGGCGGCGAGATCAACGCCGCCACCAGCGTCGAGACCACATCCTACTATGCCAGGGTGCTCTCCGACGACGTGCCGCTGGCCGTCGACATTCTTGCCGACATCCTGCAGGAATCGGAATTCGATCCGCAGGAGCTCGAACGCGAGCAACACGTGATCCTGCAGGAAATCGGCGCCGCGCACGACACGCCCGATGACATCGTGTTCGACCGGTTCACCGAGACCGCCTTTCGCCACCAGACCATCGGCCGCTCGATTCTGGGCACGCCGGAGACCGTCAAATCCTTTACCTCGAAGCAATTGCACGATTTCATCGAGCGCCAATACGGCGCCGAACGCATGGTGATCGTGGCCGCCGGCGACATCAAGCACGACAATTTCGTGCGCGAGGTGGAAAAGCAGCTCGGCGGTTTCCGCACCAAGGCCGACAACACCATCCCGCAATATGCGCAATATGTTGGCGGCGATTTCCGCGAGGACCGCGACCTGATGGACGCGCAGATCGTGCTGGGCTTCGAAGGCCGCGCCTACCATGTGCGCGATTTCTACGCCTCGCAGGTGCTGTCGATGATCCTCGGCGGCGGCATGTCGTCCAGGCTGTTCCAGGAAGTCCGCGAAAAGCGTGGCCTGTGCTATTCGGTCTATGCCTTCCACTGGGGCTTTTCCGACACCGGCATATTCGGCGTCCATGCCGCGACCGGGCAGAGCGACATCGCCGAACTGGTGCCCGTCATCATCGAGGAATTGCAGAAGGCCGGCGAGAACATCCTGCAGGAAGAGCTCGACCGGGCGCGCGCGCAATACCGCGCAGGTCTGATCATGTCGGCGGAAAGCCCGGCCAGCCGCGCCTCGCAGATCGCGAGACAGCTGCTCTTGTTCGGCCGGCCGATCGCCAAGGAGGAACTGATGGAGCGGCTGTCGGCGCTGACGGTCGATCGTTTGACCGACCTGTCGTCACGGCTGTTCTCGACCAAACCGACGCTTACCGCTGTAGGGCCCGTGGGTACGCTGGCGCCATACGAAGCGATCCTCGATTCGCTTCCGGGCACGCCCACCACGGCCCGCAAGCTCGCCGTCTAA
- a CDS encoding GNAT family N-acetyltransferase has protein sequence MFALPFFRRDLPALKGDRVTLRVPFTNDYREWSAVRGESRAFLEPWEPRWAPDELDRAAWRLRISRYREDYAQGTAIAFFIFEKSSGRLAGGITLGNIRHGVSQSGHVGYWIGERFGGRGLMTDAVKVVTRFAFDTLRLHRIEAACIPDNIRSIRVLEKAGFRREGLLRSYLRINGIWQDHYLYARIADDPPGAGTKD, from the coding sequence GTGTTCGCGCTCCCTTTCTTTCGCCGCGACCTGCCGGCACTGAAGGGCGACCGCGTGACGCTGCGCGTGCCGTTCACCAATGACTACCGGGAGTGGTCGGCGGTGCGCGGCGAGAGCCGGGCCTTTCTAGAACCATGGGAGCCGCGCTGGGCGCCGGACGAGCTTGACCGGGCGGCATGGCGGCTGCGCATCAGCCGTTACCGCGAGGACTATGCGCAAGGGACGGCGATCGCCTTCTTCATATTCGAGAAATCGAGCGGCAGGTTGGCTGGCGGAATTACGCTCGGCAACATACGCCACGGGGTCTCGCAAAGCGGGCATGTCGGCTACTGGATCGGCGAGCGCTTCGGCGGCCGTGGCCTGATGACCGACGCCGTCAAGGTCGTGACCCGCTTCGCCTTCGATACGCTGAGGTTGCACCGGATCGAAGCGGCCTGTATTCCCGACAATATCAGGTCGATCCGTGTGCTTGAAAAAGCCGGATTCCGGCGCGAAGGACTTCTGCGATCCTACCTCAGGATCAATGGCATCTGGCAGGACCACTACCTCTACGCCCGGATCGCGGACGATCCGCCAGGCGCTGGAACGAAGGACTGA